One window of Magallana gigas chromosome 2, xbMagGiga1.1, whole genome shotgun sequence genomic DNA carries:
- the LOC105332370 gene encoding GTPase-activating protein and VPS9 domain-containing protein 1 isoform X2 produces the protein MELLELARQLKQEQLFVSAEKSQIHGLYEEAKKLAEDLYHESWIVRQQRSCLEQLQASSNTVTPRECYYQTNNLEFTNFVDSYKHLSYHETKYGDFLKFLKDNHFIVASLIDSVEKVSQDSLRKFISLLLTSVFGNVVFTEDEVSVIQTVKHLAELQLTSSDNPRFLLRKGNCGFSVAVKLLFDSLYSAKLFLTAALHDPVMRLLMEDEWFYDIDPQKALHRFPSQERVRRFGEPTSEDYEKKCNEYRKFIVDKLVILSNRFILSIKNNIHCFPSNLAWLVSQVYRALLKTGRHTEEQVRAVCADLVFSLFICPAIIDPDPYGITSDIHISHIARHNLMQIAQIIQVLAVSQWEAESKEKDLYERFEKGCITSLLDVLLEGVGSEVVTPPSNNHMISVARSSVLITLQDLNFLISLTRTLTSNLSDSTAEKKQLEELLSRIPTLLNCPTPQVSAASSMPPGSPKEKKSHKDKKQRGLSEGASSLAGQDEMVKEILVVPLNVDSECPGMMSEQKVLSMDQENKPRRVKYHDVPNYEEAENAGMFTSKRTRFSLSQDQESIGNTSEIQEAFSEAASSHSVGSVEEDDDNDNMSDMISANVSGRGTPNISGRDTPLSQAGSVEEPPPPQMPLPEIPPLPETVPKPNREDVTDRFGKFEIRSEIERVETKSTVSDTWSTDVLASDSEPPPEGNQYDRLEELVRSSFLPRQEHVSEVSETASDAWSTDVLASDTEDKQALSEFDQDDVGSVTDLASIMSGDAGNLENSEGRRSPSEDLPIGQGMEASGGAEAAVPLLPAKIKVNRKSAKPFPHNEVFMDEDPLHPSDINRLSLPPPKPVQRLYQPRAKSSNLLAVPEHSSSQKQGTHSSQQTFKPLQQPEKFPPPPQQQDKLPTSQPLEPLLMDKAPHAMSSAPPLDLDKLPHPVPLPRQKDRMTHPLPSTASSQPDRYSLPSQLEDSSSLQSGNAQSLLRFSQSDFLPAGKTQEHFKPPVPTSQSSPKVNHQDQAAFDPLSRPENASFLAFENPMFNGPKPLERVSCPAISNVKKDMDEKSLGTKKSRSAVVCGATYSFSDSGFGGTPRSIDSQSLDSLIDTSNNVKLSEQQNTAFSTKRLSVIMYDPIPTESTESTTETLINLGGDENSDQSSVKTWADSAASLQQTFQVDSLIDVKEGNTKGGPLPRSRQDSLTSDSSGSDAVPFAKSSRSASFDNVSDKSEEKEAAAAKEKSQRDNNKSFFRNLKVKLNKGSHHYVSSIIRTSSRFTQQHLGMKKKSMKSSGEDSGADTPTSLLQEPILVDTSVEEAEGGDPPPRESSEDILEKYRTKPAVSAVVSQEVPLTNIDVTAMKEKRMSVKDEDIHGPPLYDPENLETCFAFTDTKRKLRIVLSNTDIQLGYNLLEFSPQVGQEGVKKDPAEIYKMLRGQLAEALNLQDKDLIAQLHEAIRCVRLFDGEGCRKLVHSLQEDYQSRAAYVSYLIRCRQGLLGTHSHLQRLLSRIKRDKEVCGNHMTRICVKLFIEKKESSVVRFMSDFNKLTVSDEKTDHVEQFLQYLYQAMNQDPVWQAANECQIEDAQLAIERYIMSRIYTHAMFPNGDGDIMRDQLFQEHIKKLSNVITPSHKDLRIPRMYQFECPWTAAQKEIYMINAYKTPKDKVKCVFRCATTIMNLLSMANEKAVPAADDFIPVIIFVIIKANPPCLLSTIQYIQSFYGNRIGGEEQYWWIQFCSAVEFIKNMDYNE, from the exons ATGGAACTACTAGAGCTAGCAAGGCAGTTAAAGCAGGAGCAACTGTTTGTAAGTGCTGAAAAGTCACAGATTCATGGTCTGTATGAAGAAGCTAAAAAATTGGCAGAGGATCTGTACCACGAATCATGGATTGTACGACAACAGCGATCATGTCTGGAGCAACTGCAGGCCTCCTCAAACACTGTCACACCAAGGGAGTGCTACTACCAAAccaacaatttagaatttacaaattttgtagaCAGTTACAAACATCTTAGTTACCATGAAACCAAATATGGggattttttaaagttcttaaaagataatcattttattgtggCATCTCTCATTGACAGTGTTGAGAAGGTTTCACAAGACAGCTTAAGAAAGTTCATTTCTCTGCTGTTGACCTCAGTATTTGGAAATGTTGTTTTTACTGAAGATGAAGTTTCTGTGATTCAGACTGTCAAGCATCTTGCAGAACTTCAATTAACCTCTAGTGACAATCCAAGATTTCTATTACGAAAAGGAAACTGTGGATTCAGTGTGGCAGTAAAGCTATTATTTGATTCTTTGTATTCGGCCAAACTTTTTCTCACGGCAGCACTACACGACCCTGTGATGAGATTACTTATGGAAGATGAGTGGTTTTATGATATAGACCCACAAAAAGCTTTGCATCGTTTCCCTTCCCAGGAAAGAGTACGGCGTTTTGGGGAACCTACCAGTGAAGATTACGAGAAGAAATGCAATGAATATAGAAAATTTATAGTAGACAAATtagttattttatcaaataggTTTATTCTgtcaattaaaaacaatattcattGCTTCCCTTCAAATCTAGCTTGGCTAGTTTCACAAGTATATCGGGCCTTGTTGAAAACTGGCAGACATACTGAGGAGCAAGTTCGTGCAGTGTGTGCGGATCTTGTCTTCTCTCTGTTCATTTGTCCGGCCATCATTGATCCTGATCCGTACGGAATCACATCGGACATCCATATCAGCCACATAGCTCGACACAATCTAATGCAGATAGCTCAGATTATCCAGGTCCTTGCTGTTTCTCAGTGGGAGGCAGAGTCCAAGGAGAAAGATCTCTATGAGAGGTTTGAGAAG GGTTGTATCACCTCCTTGCTGGATGTTTTACTAGAGGGTGTGGGGTCAGAGGTTGTAACCCCTCCCAGTAACAATCACATGATCAGTGTAGCTAGATCATCAGTTCTCATTACACTGCAAGATCTTAATTTTCTG ATATCCTTGACTCGGACTCTAACCTCCAATCTCAGTGACAGCACAGCAGAGAAGAAACAGCTGGAGGAACTTCTATCTCGTATCCCTACCCTGCTCAACTGCCCCACCCCACAGGTTTCTGCTGCTAGCAGCATGCCCCCAGGGtcaccaaaagaaaaaaagtcaCACAAAG ACAAGAAACAGCGAGGATTATCGGAGGGGGCGAGTTCGTTAGCCGGACAAGATGAGATGGTTAAGGAGATTCTGGTGGTTCCTCTGAACGTAGACTCGGAATGTCCGGGAATGATGTCTGAACAGAAAGTGTTGTCCATGGATCAGGAAAACAAACCTCGGCGGGTCAAATACCATGACGTCCCTAACTACGAGGAGGCAGAGAATGCTGGGATGTTCACATCCAAGAGGACgaggttctctctctctcaggacCAGGAATCTATTG GAAACACCAGCGAGATCCAGGAGGCGTTCTCGGAGGCCGCCTCCAGTCACTCCGTGGGGTCGGTAGAGGAAGATGACGACAATGACAACATGTCAGACATGATCTCCGCTAACGTCAGTGGGCGGGGTACTCCCAACATCAGTGGCCGAGACACGCCCCTCTCACAGGCAGGAAGTGTGGAGGAGCCCCCACCCCCTCAGATGCCTCTCCCCGAGATTCCTCCCCTCCCTGAAACAGTTCCAAAACCAAACCGAGAAGATGTCACAGACAGATttggaaaatttgaaattagATCCGAAATTGAGA GAGTGGAGACCAAGTCCACAGTGAGTGATACATGGAGCACAGATGTTCTGGCCAGTGACTCGGAGCCGCCACCAGAGGGGAACCAGTACGATAGGCTAGAGGAACTAGTTCGCAGCAGCTTCCTCCCGCGACAGGAA CATGTGTCGGAGGTGTCAGAGACGGCTAGTGACGCCTGGAGTACGGACGTACTGGCCAGCGACACGGAGGACAAACAGGCCCTGTCTGAGTTTGATCAG GATGATGTAGGTAGTGTCACAGACCTGGCCTCAATCATGTCAGGAGATGCTGGGAATCTGGAAAACTCTGAAG GTCGGCGCAGTCCGAGTGAGGATCTACCGATAGGGCAAGGGATGGAGGCATCGGGTGGAGCTGAGGCCGCTGTGCCCTTACTCCCAGCAAAGATCAAAGTCAACAGGAAATCTGCAAAGCCCTTCCCCCACAATGAAGTGTTTATGGATGAAGACCCTCTCCACCCGAGTGACATTAACAGACTCTCCTTACCTCCCCCCAAACCTGTTCAAAGGTTATATCAGCCCCGGGCCAAGTCCAGTAATCTCCTGGCTGTGCCGGAGCATAGTTCTAGTCAGAAACAAGGTACACATTCCTCCCAACAGACATTTAAACCTCTGCAACAACCTGAAAAATTCCCTCCCCCTCCCCAGCAGCAGGACAAGCTTCCTACTTCCCAACCCCTGGAACCTCTCCTGATGGACAAAGCACCTCACGCTATGTCATCAGCCCCACCCCTGGACCTGGATAAACTCCCTCACCCTGTTCCCTTACCCAGGCAGAAAGACCGAATGACTCACCCACTTCCAAGCACGGCTTCATCACAACCTGATCGGTACTCTCTCCCCTCACAATTAGAGGACAGCAGTAGTCTACAGTCAGGAAATGCACAATCTCTACTCCGTTTTTCTCAATCAGACTTCCTCCCTGCTGGGAAAACACAAGAACACTTCAAACCTCCAGTGCCAACCAGTCAGTCTTCACCAAAAGTCAATCACCAGGACCAAGCAGCATTTGATCCTCTCTCTCGACCAGAAAACGCAAGCTTCCTAGCATTTGAAAACCCTATGTTTAATGGTCCAAAACCTCTGGAACGAGTTAGCTGTCCAGCTATAAGTAATGTTAAAAAAGACATGGATGAAAAGAGTTTAG GAACCAAGAAGTCACGATCAGCTGTGGTTTGCGGTGCTACCTACAGTTTTTCTGACTCTGGTTTTGGAGGAACCCCTCGGTCCATTGACTCCCAGTCACTTGACTCATTAATAGACACCTCAAACAACGTCAAATTGTCGGAGCAACAGAACACTGCGTTCAGCACCAAGCGCCTGTCCGTGATCATGTATGATCCGATTCCTACCGAGTCAACAGAAAGCACCACTGAGACCCTGATTAACCTGGGAGGGGACGAAAACTCTGACCAATCATCCGTCAAAACCTGGGCGGACTCGGCAGCCAGCTTACAGCAGACATTCCAGGTCGACTCTCTGATCGATGTCAAGGAGGGGAACACAAAGGGGGGTCCCCTACCTCGCTCCCGCCAGGACAGCCTCACCAGTGACTCCAGTGGCTCAGACGCTGTCCCTTTTGCCAAGTCCTCTAGGTCCGCAAGCTTTGACAATGTGTCAGACAAGTCTGAGGAAAAG GAAGCAGCGGCTGCCAAAGAGAAGAGTCAGAGGGACAACAACAAGAGCTTCTTTAGGAACCTGAAAGTCAAACTCAACAAAG GGTCTCATCATTATGTCTCCTCCATTATCCGAACAAGCAGCCGATTTACTCAGCAGCATCTGG GAATGAAGAAGAAGTCCATGAAGTCAAGTGGAGAGGACAGTGGGGCAG ACACTCCCACTTCCTTGCTTCAAGAACCCATCCTGGTGGATACATCTGTGGAGGAGGCAGAGGGAGGAGACCCACCCCCTAGAG AATCCTCAGAAGATATTTTAGAGAAATATCGAACCAAGCCCGCTGTCAGTGCTGTGGTATCCCAAGAGGTACCTCTCACAAACATTGATGTAACAGCGATGAAAGAGAAGAGGATGTCTGTGAAGGACGAAGATATTCACGGACCGCCCCTCTACGACCCGGAAAATCTCGAGACCTGTTTCGCATTTACAGACACAAAACGGAAGCTGCGCATAGTTTTAAGTAACACAGACATACAGCTTGGGTATAACCTTCTGGAGTTTTCCCCTCAGGTGGGGCAGGAGGGGGTAAAGAAGGACCCTGCAGAAATCTACAAGATGTTACGAGGGCAGCTGGCCGAGGCGCTCAATCTACAGGATAAGGACCTCATAGCTCAGCTTCACGAGGCCATCCGCTGTGTCAGGCTCTTTGATGGCGAAgg aTGTAGGAAATTGGTGCATTCTCTCCAAGAGGATTATCAGAGTCGTGCTGCTTACGTTTCATATTTAATTCGTTGTCGGCAAGGCCTGCTGGGAACCCACTCACATCTACAGCGTCTTCTTAGCAGAATCAAAAG gGACAAGGAGGTGTGTGGGAATCACATGACCAGAATCTGTGTCAAGCTGTTCATTGAAAAGAAGGAAAGCAGTGTTGTCAGATTCATGTCTGACTTCAACAAACTGACGGTATCTGATGAAAAG ACTGACCATGTAGAACAGTTTCTCCAGTACTTGTACCAGGCCATGAATCAGGACCCAGTGTGGCAAG CTGCCAATGAGTGTCAGATTGAGGATGCACAGCTGGCCATTGAGAGGTACATCATGAGTCGGATCTACACACATGCCATGTTCCCCAATGGAGACGGTGACATCATGAGAGACCA GTTGTTTCAAGAACACATCAAGAAGCTGAGTAATGTCATAACTCCGTCCCACAAGGATCTCCGGATTCCGCGAATGTACCAGTTCGAGTGTCCCTGGACAGCTGCCCAGAAGGAAATCTACATGATTAATGCTTATAAG ACCCCCAAGGACAAGGTCAAGTGTGTGTTCCGCTGTGCCACCACCATCATGAACCTCCTCAGTATGGCCAACGAGAAAGCGGTGCCCGCTGCTGACGATTTTATCCCTGTTATCATCTTTGTGATCATCAAGGCAAACCCTCCCTGTCTGCTGTCCACCATTCAGTACATACAGAGTTTCTATGGTAACAGGATCGGGGGAGAGGAGCAGTACTGGTGGATACAGTTCTGTTCAGCGGTCGAGTTCATCAAAAACATGGACTACAACGAATGA
- the LOC105332370 gene encoding GTPase-activating protein and VPS9 domain-containing protein 1 isoform X3: MELLELARQLKQEQLFVSAEKSQIHGLYEEAKKLAEDLYHESWIVRQQRSCLEQLQASSNTVTPRECYYQTNNLEFTNFVDSYKHLSYHETKYGDFLKFLKDNHFIVASLIDSVEKVSQDSLRKFISLLLTSVFGNVVFTEDEVSVIQTVKHLAELQLTSSDNPRFLLRKGNCGFSVAVKLLFDSLYSAKLFLTAALHDPVMRLLMEDEWFYDIDPQKALHRFPSQERVRRFGEPTSEDYEKKCNEYRKFIVDKLVILSNRFILSIKNNIHCFPSNLAWLVSQVYRALLKTGRHTEEQVRAVCADLVFSLFICPAIIDPDPYGITSDIHISHIARHNLMQIAQIIQVLAVSQWEAESKEKDLYERFEKGCITSLLDVLLEGVGSEVVTPPSNNHMISVARSSVLITLQDLNFLISLTRTLTSNLSDSTAEKKQLEELLSRIPTLLNCPTPQVSAASSMPPGSPKEKKSHKDKKQRGLSEGASSLAGQDEMVKEILVVPLNVDSECPGMMSEQKVLSMDQENKPRRVKYHDVPNYEEAENAGMFTSKRTRFSLSQDQESIDLSLTGNTSEIQEAFSEAASSHSVGSVEEDDDNDNMSDMISANVSGRGTPNISGRDTPLSQAGSVEEPPPPQMPLPEIPPLPETVPKPNREDVTDRFGKFEIRSEIERVETKSTVSDTWSTDVLASDSEPPPEGNQYDRLEELVRSSFLPRQEHVSEVSETASDAWSTDVLASDTEDKQALSEFDQDDVGSVTDLASIMSGDAGNLENSEGRRSPSEDLPIGQGMEASGGAEAAVPLLPAKIKVNRKSAKPFPHNEVFMDEDPLHPSDINRLSLPPPKPVQRLYQPRAKSSNLLAVPEHSSSQKQGTHSSQQTFKPLQQPEKFPPPPQQQDKLPTSQPLEPLLMDKAPHAMSSAPPLDLDKLPHPVPLPRQKDRMTHPLPSTASSQPDRYSLPSQLEDSSSLQSGNAQSLLRFSQSDFLPAGKTQEHFKPPVPTSQSSPKVNHQDQAAFDPLSRPENASFLAFENPMFNGPKPLERVSCPAISNVKKDMDEKSLGTKKSRSAVVCGATYSFSDSGFGGTPRSIDSQSLDSLIDTSNNVKLSEQQNTAFSTKRLSVIMYDPIPTESTESTTETLINLGGDENSDQSSVKTWADSAASLQQTFQVDSLIDVKEGNTKGGPLPRSRQDSLTSDSSGSDAVPFAKSSRSASFDNVSDKSEEKEAAAAKEKSQRDNNKSFFRNLKVKLNKGMKKKSMKSSGEDSGADTPTSLLQEPILVDTSVEEAEGGDPPPRESSEDILEKYRTKPAVSAVVSQEVPLTNIDVTAMKEKRMSVKDEDIHGPPLYDPENLETCFAFTDTKRKLRIVLSNTDIQLGYNLLEFSPQVGQEGVKKDPAEIYKMLRGQLAEALNLQDKDLIAQLHEAIRCVRLFDGEGCRKLVHSLQEDYQSRAAYVSYLIRCRQGLLGTHSHLQRLLSRIKRDKEVCGNHMTRICVKLFIEKKESSVVRFMSDFNKLTVSDEKTDHVEQFLQYLYQAMNQDPVWQAANECQIEDAQLAIERYIMSRIYTHAMFPNGDGDIMRDQLFQEHIKKLSNVITPSHKDLRIPRMYQFECPWTAAQKEIYMINAYKTPKDKVKCVFRCATTIMNLLSMANEKAVPAADDFIPVIIFVIIKANPPCLLSTIQYIQSFYGNRIGGEEQYWWIQFCSAVEFIKNMDYNE; this comes from the exons ATGGAACTACTAGAGCTAGCAAGGCAGTTAAAGCAGGAGCAACTGTTTGTAAGTGCTGAAAAGTCACAGATTCATGGTCTGTATGAAGAAGCTAAAAAATTGGCAGAGGATCTGTACCACGAATCATGGATTGTACGACAACAGCGATCATGTCTGGAGCAACTGCAGGCCTCCTCAAACACTGTCACACCAAGGGAGTGCTACTACCAAAccaacaatttagaatttacaaattttgtagaCAGTTACAAACATCTTAGTTACCATGAAACCAAATATGGggattttttaaagttcttaaaagataatcattttattgtggCATCTCTCATTGACAGTGTTGAGAAGGTTTCACAAGACAGCTTAAGAAAGTTCATTTCTCTGCTGTTGACCTCAGTATTTGGAAATGTTGTTTTTACTGAAGATGAAGTTTCTGTGATTCAGACTGTCAAGCATCTTGCAGAACTTCAATTAACCTCTAGTGACAATCCAAGATTTCTATTACGAAAAGGAAACTGTGGATTCAGTGTGGCAGTAAAGCTATTATTTGATTCTTTGTATTCGGCCAAACTTTTTCTCACGGCAGCACTACACGACCCTGTGATGAGATTACTTATGGAAGATGAGTGGTTTTATGATATAGACCCACAAAAAGCTTTGCATCGTTTCCCTTCCCAGGAAAGAGTACGGCGTTTTGGGGAACCTACCAGTGAAGATTACGAGAAGAAATGCAATGAATATAGAAAATTTATAGTAGACAAATtagttattttatcaaataggTTTATTCTgtcaattaaaaacaatattcattGCTTCCCTTCAAATCTAGCTTGGCTAGTTTCACAAGTATATCGGGCCTTGTTGAAAACTGGCAGACATACTGAGGAGCAAGTTCGTGCAGTGTGTGCGGATCTTGTCTTCTCTCTGTTCATTTGTCCGGCCATCATTGATCCTGATCCGTACGGAATCACATCGGACATCCATATCAGCCACATAGCTCGACACAATCTAATGCAGATAGCTCAGATTATCCAGGTCCTTGCTGTTTCTCAGTGGGAGGCAGAGTCCAAGGAGAAAGATCTCTATGAGAGGTTTGAGAAG GGTTGTATCACCTCCTTGCTGGATGTTTTACTAGAGGGTGTGGGGTCAGAGGTTGTAACCCCTCCCAGTAACAATCACATGATCAGTGTAGCTAGATCATCAGTTCTCATTACACTGCAAGATCTTAATTTTCTG ATATCCTTGACTCGGACTCTAACCTCCAATCTCAGTGACAGCACAGCAGAGAAGAAACAGCTGGAGGAACTTCTATCTCGTATCCCTACCCTGCTCAACTGCCCCACCCCACAGGTTTCTGCTGCTAGCAGCATGCCCCCAGGGtcaccaaaagaaaaaaagtcaCACAAAG ACAAGAAACAGCGAGGATTATCGGAGGGGGCGAGTTCGTTAGCCGGACAAGATGAGATGGTTAAGGAGATTCTGGTGGTTCCTCTGAACGTAGACTCGGAATGTCCGGGAATGATGTCTGAACAGAAAGTGTTGTCCATGGATCAGGAAAACAAACCTCGGCGGGTCAAATACCATGACGTCCCTAACTACGAGGAGGCAGAGAATGCTGGGATGTTCACATCCAAGAGGACgaggttctctctctctcaggacCAGGAATCTATTG ACTTGTCCCTTACAGGAAACACCAGCGAGATCCAGGAGGCGTTCTCGGAGGCCGCCTCCAGTCACTCCGTGGGGTCGGTAGAGGAAGATGACGACAATGACAACATGTCAGACATGATCTCCGCTAACGTCAGTGGGCGGGGTACTCCCAACATCAGTGGCCGAGACACGCCCCTCTCACAGGCAGGAAGTGTGGAGGAGCCCCCACCCCCTCAGATGCCTCTCCCCGAGATTCCTCCCCTCCCTGAAACAGTTCCAAAACCAAACCGAGAAGATGTCACAGACAGATttggaaaatttgaaattagATCCGAAATTGAGA GAGTGGAGACCAAGTCCACAGTGAGTGATACATGGAGCACAGATGTTCTGGCCAGTGACTCGGAGCCGCCACCAGAGGGGAACCAGTACGATAGGCTAGAGGAACTAGTTCGCAGCAGCTTCCTCCCGCGACAGGAA CATGTGTCGGAGGTGTCAGAGACGGCTAGTGACGCCTGGAGTACGGACGTACTGGCCAGCGACACGGAGGACAAACAGGCCCTGTCTGAGTTTGATCAG GATGATGTAGGTAGTGTCACAGACCTGGCCTCAATCATGTCAGGAGATGCTGGGAATCTGGAAAACTCTGAAG GTCGGCGCAGTCCGAGTGAGGATCTACCGATAGGGCAAGGGATGGAGGCATCGGGTGGAGCTGAGGCCGCTGTGCCCTTACTCCCAGCAAAGATCAAAGTCAACAGGAAATCTGCAAAGCCCTTCCCCCACAATGAAGTGTTTATGGATGAAGACCCTCTCCACCCGAGTGACATTAACAGACTCTCCTTACCTCCCCCCAAACCTGTTCAAAGGTTATATCAGCCCCGGGCCAAGTCCAGTAATCTCCTGGCTGTGCCGGAGCATAGTTCTAGTCAGAAACAAGGTACACATTCCTCCCAACAGACATTTAAACCTCTGCAACAACCTGAAAAATTCCCTCCCCCTCCCCAGCAGCAGGACAAGCTTCCTACTTCCCAACCCCTGGAACCTCTCCTGATGGACAAAGCACCTCACGCTATGTCATCAGCCCCACCCCTGGACCTGGATAAACTCCCTCACCCTGTTCCCTTACCCAGGCAGAAAGACCGAATGACTCACCCACTTCCAAGCACGGCTTCATCACAACCTGATCGGTACTCTCTCCCCTCACAATTAGAGGACAGCAGTAGTCTACAGTCAGGAAATGCACAATCTCTACTCCGTTTTTCTCAATCAGACTTCCTCCCTGCTGGGAAAACACAAGAACACTTCAAACCTCCAGTGCCAACCAGTCAGTCTTCACCAAAAGTCAATCACCAGGACCAAGCAGCATTTGATCCTCTCTCTCGACCAGAAAACGCAAGCTTCCTAGCATTTGAAAACCCTATGTTTAATGGTCCAAAACCTCTGGAACGAGTTAGCTGTCCAGCTATAAGTAATGTTAAAAAAGACATGGATGAAAAGAGTTTAG GAACCAAGAAGTCACGATCAGCTGTGGTTTGCGGTGCTACCTACAGTTTTTCTGACTCTGGTTTTGGAGGAACCCCTCGGTCCATTGACTCCCAGTCACTTGACTCATTAATAGACACCTCAAACAACGTCAAATTGTCGGAGCAACAGAACACTGCGTTCAGCACCAAGCGCCTGTCCGTGATCATGTATGATCCGATTCCTACCGAGTCAACAGAAAGCACCACTGAGACCCTGATTAACCTGGGAGGGGACGAAAACTCTGACCAATCATCCGTCAAAACCTGGGCGGACTCGGCAGCCAGCTTACAGCAGACATTCCAGGTCGACTCTCTGATCGATGTCAAGGAGGGGAACACAAAGGGGGGTCCCCTACCTCGCTCCCGCCAGGACAGCCTCACCAGTGACTCCAGTGGCTCAGACGCTGTCCCTTTTGCCAAGTCCTCTAGGTCCGCAAGCTTTGACAATGTGTCAGACAAGTCTGAGGAAAAG GAAGCAGCGGCTGCCAAAGAGAAGAGTCAGAGGGACAACAACAAGAGCTTCTTTAGGAACCTGAAAGTCAAACTCAACAAAG GAATGAAGAAGAAGTCCATGAAGTCAAGTGGAGAGGACAGTGGGGCAG ACACTCCCACTTCCTTGCTTCAAGAACCCATCCTGGTGGATACATCTGTGGAGGAGGCAGAGGGAGGAGACCCACCCCCTAGAG AATCCTCAGAAGATATTTTAGAGAAATATCGAACCAAGCCCGCTGTCAGTGCTGTGGTATCCCAAGAGGTACCTCTCACAAACATTGATGTAACAGCGATGAAAGAGAAGAGGATGTCTGTGAAGGACGAAGATATTCACGGACCGCCCCTCTACGACCCGGAAAATCTCGAGACCTGTTTCGCATTTACAGACACAAAACGGAAGCTGCGCATAGTTTTAAGTAACACAGACATACAGCTTGGGTATAACCTTCTGGAGTTTTCCCCTCAGGTGGGGCAGGAGGGGGTAAAGAAGGACCCTGCAGAAATCTACAAGATGTTACGAGGGCAGCTGGCCGAGGCGCTCAATCTACAGGATAAGGACCTCATAGCTCAGCTTCACGAGGCCATCCGCTGTGTCAGGCTCTTTGATGGCGAAgg aTGTAGGAAATTGGTGCATTCTCTCCAAGAGGATTATCAGAGTCGTGCTGCTTACGTTTCATATTTAATTCGTTGTCGGCAAGGCCTGCTGGGAACCCACTCACATCTACAGCGTCTTCTTAGCAGAATCAAAAG gGACAAGGAGGTGTGTGGGAATCACATGACCAGAATCTGTGTCAAGCTGTTCATTGAAAAGAAGGAAAGCAGTGTTGTCAGATTCATGTCTGACTTCAACAAACTGACGGTATCTGATGAAAAG ACTGACCATGTAGAACAGTTTCTCCAGTACTTGTACCAGGCCATGAATCAGGACCCAGTGTGGCAAG CTGCCAATGAGTGTCAGATTGAGGATGCACAGCTGGCCATTGAGAGGTACATCATGAGTCGGATCTACACACATGCCATGTTCCCCAATGGAGACGGTGACATCATGAGAGACCA GTTGTTTCAAGAACACATCAAGAAGCTGAGTAATGTCATAACTCCGTCCCACAAGGATCTCCGGATTCCGCGAATGTACCAGTTCGAGTGTCCCTGGACAGCTGCCCAGAAGGAAATCTACATGATTAATGCTTATAAG ACCCCCAAGGACAAGGTCAAGTGTGTGTTCCGCTGTGCCACCACCATCATGAACCTCCTCAGTATGGCCAACGAGAAAGCGGTGCCCGCTGCTGACGATTTTATCCCTGTTATCATCTTTGTGATCATCAAGGCAAACCCTCCCTGTCTGCTGTCCACCATTCAGTACATACAGAGTTTCTATGGTAACAGGATCGGGGGAGAGGAGCAGTACTGGTGGATACAGTTCTGTTCAGCGGTCGAGTTCATCAAAAACATGGACTACAACGAATGA